A segment of the Sulfitobacter sp. D7 genome:
CAAGATAGAGCGGTTCCGCCATCGCCGCGCGCGAGAAGCACAGCGCAAGGCTCAATGTCGCGACAAGCGACGGCTCGGCATTTCTCATCGGGTCACCCTCAATATTCCTCAGCTAGATATTCGCGCATCTCGGCCACGGCCTCAGCAGAGACCGCGCCGCTCTGACGGTCCCCGGTATTGCGCAGGTAGGTCAGCAAGTCGGCGATCTGCGCGTCGGTGAGTTTCCACGCGAAGGGTGGCATGGCCAGCATGCTGGGGATCGTTTCGGTCGGCTGGGCGCGGGCGCCGCCGAGGATGACACGGATCGCTGTCGAAGGATCCTTGGCGTGTAGTTTGTTCGACGTGCTGAGCGGGGCGAAGAAATAGGGCACGCCCGAGGCATCGGCCACGTGGCAGGCGGCGCAATTGTCGAAGTAAAGCCCTTCCCCGGCCTCCATTCGCGCCGTCTCGGGGGCCTCTTCCGACGCGCGCGCCGTGTCGTCGAGGGTTTTGAGATAGGTGGCGACGGACCGCAGGTCTTTCCCTTCCAGAAACTGGGTCGAGATCGAAACAACCTCCCCCATGCGCTGCATCGGGGCGGTGTGTTTGGCGCGTCCGTATTTCAGGAACTCGAAGATGTCGTCCTCGCTCCAATGCGCAATGCCGCCATTCTCACCGCCGCGGATGTTCGGGGCGAACCAATTCTCCAGCGTACCGCCGCGCAGGTATTCATCATCTTTGCTGGCACCGAGGATGTTCTTGCCGGTGTGACAGCCGCCACAGTGCAGCGGCCCGTCAACGAGGAAACGGCCACGGTTCCATGCCTCGGAGCGATCCGGGTCGGTCACAAATTCCTCGTCCTCGAAGAACAACAGCTTCCAGCCGCTCACCGACATGCGGATGTTAAGCGGAAACGGCAGATCGTTTTCCTCTTCCTCCACATGCACCGGTTCGAGCGATTGCAGATAGGCAAAGATCGCATCGGTCTGCTGCCGGGTCATCAGGGTGAAATAGGGATAGGGCATCGCGGGGTAGAGGTGCCGCCCCTCGTCGTCGATCCCCTCGTTCAACGCATTGTAGAAATCCTCGCGCGACCAGCGGCCCAGCCCGGTCTCGTCATCCGGGGTGAGGTTGGCGGAATAGATCGTGCCGAAGGGCGTCTTCAGCGCCCTGCCCCCGGCAAAGGGAATGCCGTCGTTGTCGATATCCGTGTGGCAGGCTTTGCAGTCGCCCGCCTGCGTCAGGTAGCGGCCCCGCTCCACTTCGGAGGAGGCAAGCTCCTGCGCCTCAGCCGGGACAAGGCTCGCGCCGCAGAGGGCGGTGATCAGGGCCAGCCGCTTCATGCCTGCACCAGCGGGCCGGGATCGGCCATATATTGATCGATGATCGCCGCGACCGACCAATAGGCCAGCGCCGCCACGGTGCCGGTCGGGTTGTAGCCCGCGTTTTGGGGAAACAGCCCTGCCCCGGCGACGAAGAGGTTGTGCAGGTCCCAACTCTGACAATAGCGGTTGCAGACGCTCATCTGCGGGTCGGTCCCCATGATCGTGCCGCCGGTGTTATGCGTGGTTTGATAGGGCATCGAGTCGTAGGATCCCTTGCGCTCGGCCACGTTGACTTCACGGCCGCCCATGCCTCGGGCAATCTCTTCGGCCACCGGGGTGAGATGGGCAGTCAGCCGGCGGTCGTTCAGCGTGAAATCATAGGTCATGCGCAAGAGCGGCCTGCCATGTCGGTCGGTATAGGTGGGATCAAGATCGAGGTAATTGCTGCGATGCGCCATCGAGGCGCCGTGCACGCCCACGTTGGTGGTCTTGAGGAAATTGGCCCGGACCGACTGTTTCCATTCACTGCCCCAGCCCGGCACGCCCTCAGGCACCGGATGGCTTTCGATGGGCCGCGCGTTGGTGGTATAGCAGGCGATATAGCCGCCCCCGATAAAGCCCAGCCCGGAATGGTCGAAATTGTCGCCATTGTATTCATCCACCGCCATGCCGAGCGCGCCCGCGCCGACAAAGCCGTTGGTATATTCCTCATCGTAAAAGACCGTCGCGCCGGACATCACCTGATAGCAGTAGTTCTTGCCCACCACGCCTTCACCGGTCTGCGGATCATAGGGCGTGCCGATATCGGACAAGAGCATCAGCCGGGCGTTCTCAAGCGGGTAAGCACAGAGCACCACGACCTCGGCGGGCTGGAAGAATTCCTCGCCGCTGGTGTCGACGTATGTGACGCCAGTGGTGCGGGTGTCATCGGGGGATTTCTCGACCGAGAGCACTTCGGAATCCGTGCGTAGGGTGAAATTCTCCCGCTTCATCAAAACCGGGATAATCGTGGTCTGCGGCGAGGATTTGGAATAGTTGCCGCAGCCGTGTTTCTCGCAAAAGCCACAATAGGTGCAGGGGGCCAGCTGCATCCCCAGCGGATTGACATAGGCGCGCGACATATTGGCCGAGGGCACGGGGAAAGGGTTCAACCCCATATCCCGCGCCGAAGCCTCGAACCGGTCCTGCGAAAAGGTCATCTGCATCGGCGGATTGGGGTAGTCATCGCTGCGCGGCCCCTCGAAAGGGTTGCCGCCCTCACGGATGTCACCCCGCAGGTTGCCCGCCGTGCCGGAGATGCCGCAGATCTTCTCGAAATAGTCGAAATGCGGCTCCAACTCGTCATAGGTGACGCCGTAGTCCTGCACCGTCATCCCCTCGGGCAGCGGGCCATAGCGTTCCTCGTTATGGCTTTTCGCGACGAAATCCGATGGCAGGAAACGGTAAGTCTGGCCGTTCCAATGCACGCCCGAGCCGCCCACTCCGTTGCCCGGCAGGAAGGACCCCCAGTGCCGCATCGGCAGCGCCGTCTGTGCGCCGTTGTTGCGGAAAGTGACGGTGGATTGCGAGGCTTCCTGGAACATGCCGTGGCGCCAGTAATAGCGCAGTTCGTCCTGCGCGAAGGTGGTGGCGAAATCCGTGGGCGTGTCGCGCCACGGGCCGCGTTCCAGCGCCAGCACCTCCATCCCGGCGGCGGTCAGCTTCTCGGCGTAGATCGCCCCGGTCCAGCCGAAACCGACCAGAACCACGTCGACCTTTGGAAGCTGCTTCGTCATCGTGTCACCTCGTGTCTTATTCAGAGCTGTTCCAGCCGGGACGGCCCATTAGGCTGACCGGCGGCAGATCAATGCGCGCGCCGTTGTGGCCCACGAAATCGCGGTAATCATAGCGGGTGCCGGGGAAGCCGACGTAGTGCCACGCCACCATGTCCCGGTTGCCGCCGTAGATCGGATCGGCGAAATAGCCTTCGATGGTGTTTTTCAGGATCAGGTCAAAGAACGCCTTGGCCGAGACCGGGTCGAAGGTGATTTCCTCGTCGTCCATACCTTTGAGGATCTCGTCCTGTTGCGCCGCGCTCAGCGCGGCAAAACCCGCTTCCTGCTGTGCGCGGCAATAGGCGTCAAGTTCGGCAAGCGCGTGGCGGTAGAGCTCTGCCGGGGGGTGCTCGCTTTGATAGCCTTGGGTCGCCGTGCCTTCGAGGAAGGGGCCCTTCATGTACCAATGCTGCCCACGGCCATAGAACCCCGCCATCTGCCGGTCGAGGAAGGTGATCACATCAGCCTCAACCGCCCCCGGCCCGTCCCCATCCGAGGGGATCAGCCGCGCGCAGATCGCGGCGACGGCCTCGCGTTCATCGGGGGTAAAGAACCGATCCTCTTGGGTGCCGTAATACGGCGGCTGGCCCTTCAGGGGCTCCCAAGGCATCCCCTCGCCCCGGCCATAGATCGCGCCGAAGACAGCCGAAGGGGCGGCGATGGCGGTGCCGCCGAACAGCAGGGATTTCAGAATTTTGCGGCGCGTCGGAAAAGACAAGTGACCCCTCCAAGTGATGCATGTAGCCTCGGGGCGTAATGCGCCCTGTGGTAGAAGCTGGATCGCTTTTACCGCGGGTCAAGGAAAATTGATCGGGCTGAGGGGAAACCCAACCGCGCCTCAATTCGTTTGGAACGATGTGCCCGCGCGCAGCGTTCCTCTTAAGGAACGACCGAAGGGAAAATAGACCTTGCTCAGCGATGCTTGGATCCGAACCTATTGTGGACCGGCACCGGGGCCGGAGGATTTTTGGTTTCGCTGGAACTTCGATCCGCTCCTTCTCGCCGCTCTGTCCCTGCTCTTCTTCGTTGTCCTGCGCGCGCGCAGCTGCCACGGATTGGCTGCCGTGGGCGTTCTGGTGCTGGCCTTCGTCTCGCCCCTCTGTGCGCTTTCCTCGGCTCTGTTTTCGGCGCGGGTGGTGCATCACGTGCTGCTCGTCGCCGTGGCTGCGCCGCTGCTGGCCCGCGCATGGCCCTCGCGGCGGGCGGGTGGTGCGATGGCGGCCTTTGCGGTCTCGACCGTGGTGCTTTGGGGCTGGCATCTGCCGGTGGCCTATGACCTCGCGCTCTCGCATGTCGGGGTGTACTGGCTGATGCAGATTAGCCTGCTCGGCGCTGCCTTATGGTTCTGGCGCGCTGTCTTTTCCCCCGGCTGCACACCTGTCGAGGCGCTGACCCTGCTCATCGCCGGTTTTGCCCAGATGGGTCTTTTGGGGGCGATCCTGACCTTCGCGCCCGAGGCTCTTTATGCCGCCCATGCCGTTGCCCCCATGGACTGGGGCTTCTCGCCGCTGGCCGACCAGCAGCTTGGCGGCATCCTGATGTGGGTGCCCGCGGGACTGCCCTATGCGGTCGTCGCCGGGGCCGTGGCACGGCGCGGATGGGCGACCCTGCGGGCGGGCAGCGCGTGAGCGGCTGGTTCCCGGTTCTCATCACGCTCTTCAAAGGCGTGCATATCGCCGCGCTCATCCTGTGGTGCGCCGGGCTGCTCGCCCTGCCCTTGATGCTGTCGCGCCATGATCCCGCTGGCACGGCGGCAGAATACAGTCGCATCCGCCGCGCCACTCATACGACCTATGCCATCCTCGTCACCCCCGCTGCCGTCGTGGCGGTGGTGGCAGGCACATGGCTGATCTTCTTTCGCGAGGCTTTCGTCCCTTGGCTCTATGCCAAGCTGCTGTTTGTCGCGGCGCTTGCCGCCGCCCATGCTTGGATTGGGCATCTGGTGGTGCAGGTGGCCGAGAAGCCAGAGAAACACCGCCTGCCCCGATCCTATCTGCCGATCACTGCCGTCGGCCTCCCCGTCATCGCGATCCTCATGCTGGTTTTAGGCAAGCCCGACCTCTGGGACTTCCCCCTGCCCGGCTGGCTGCTTGAACCGCGGGGCGGTCAATTGCCCTTCGACGTGCCCAAACGATAATCAAAGACCAATTTGCCCCCATGCCAACCCGTGAACCCCACCATCACCGCGCCCAGCCCCGACAGGAGGATGCCGTAAGGCAGCACCGCCGCCTCATAGCCATAGAGCCGGTGGCCCCAATTTGCGCCCAAGACCGACAGCAAGGTCACGGCGATGATCGCATGGGTCCAAGCGGCAGCGCGGGAGCGGATGCCGCTCACCAGCAAGAGTTCAGCAGCGCCGGAAAATCCCGCCAGCACGCCAAAGAAGAACGCCGTCCCCGCCGCCCAGAGGGCCGCCCGCGCCCAAAAGGCATCGCCGGTCCACCAATAGAGCAGATCGGCCCCCAGCAAGCAGAAGGACAGCGCGATGGGAAAGGCCACGCTCATGGCGTGGATCGGGTGGCCCTCAAGCGCGATGCGGGTCTCGGTCTCTTCATAGCCGGGCTGAGAGGCGATCGGGTCGATCAACCGGTCCTCGCCCGTCTCATTGCTTTGCTCGCTCATCGGGGCAGGCTCCTTCGGGGGGTGATTGCAGGGACAACGTGC
Coding sequences within it:
- a CDS encoding c-type cytochrome, producing MKRLALITALCGASLVPAEAQELASSEVERGRYLTQAGDCKACHTDIDNDGIPFAGGRALKTPFGTIYSANLTPDDETGLGRWSREDFYNALNEGIDDEGRHLYPAMPYPYFTLMTRQQTDAIFAYLQSLEPVHVEEEENDLPFPLNIRMSVSGWKLLFFEDEEFVTDPDRSEAWNRGRFLVDGPLHCGGCHTGKNILGASKDDEYLRGGTLENWFAPNIRGGENGGIAHWSEDDIFEFLKYGRAKHTAPMQRMGEVVSISTQFLEGKDLRSVATYLKTLDDTARASEEAPETARMEAGEGLYFDNCAACHVADASGVPYFFAPLSTSNKLHAKDPSTAIRVILGGARAQPTETIPSMLAMPPFAWKLTDAQIADLLTYLRNTGDRQSGAVSAEAVAEMREYLAEEY
- a CDS encoding GMC family oxidoreductase, which produces MTKQLPKVDVVLVGFGWTGAIYAEKLTAAGMEVLALERGPWRDTPTDFATTFAQDELRYYWRHGMFQEASQSTVTFRNNGAQTALPMRHWGSFLPGNGVGGSGVHWNGQTYRFLPSDFVAKSHNEERYGPLPEGMTVQDYGVTYDELEPHFDYFEKICGISGTAGNLRGDIREGGNPFEGPRSDDYPNPPMQMTFSQDRFEASARDMGLNPFPVPSANMSRAYVNPLGMQLAPCTYCGFCEKHGCGNYSKSSPQTTIIPVLMKRENFTLRTDSEVLSVEKSPDDTRTTGVTYVDTSGEEFFQPAEVVVLCAYPLENARLMLLSDIGTPYDPQTGEGVVGKNYCYQVMSGATVFYDEEYTNGFVGAGALGMAVDEYNGDNFDHSGLGFIGGGYIACYTTNARPIESHPVPEGVPGWGSEWKQSVRANFLKTTNVGVHGASMAHRSNYLDLDPTYTDRHGRPLLRMTYDFTLNDRRLTAHLTPVAEEIARGMGGREVNVAERKGSYDSMPYQTTHNTGGTIMGTDPQMSVCNRYCQSWDLHNLFVAGAGLFPQNAGYNPTGTVAALAYWSVAAIIDQYMADPGPLVQA
- a CDS encoding gluconate 2-dehydrogenase subunit 3 family protein, which codes for MSFPTRRKILKSLLFGGTAIAAPSAVFGAIYGRGEGMPWEPLKGQPPYYGTQEDRFFTPDEREAVAAICARLIPSDGDGPGAVEADVITFLDRQMAGFYGRGQHWYMKGPFLEGTATQGYQSEHPPAELYRHALAELDAYCRAQQEAGFAALSAAQQDEILKGMDDEEITFDPVSAKAFFDLILKNTIEGYFADPIYGGNRDMVAWHYVGFPGTRYDYRDFVGHNGARIDLPPVSLMGRPGWNSSE
- a CDS encoding cytochrome c oxidase assembly protein; protein product: MLSDAWIRTYCGPAPGPEDFWFRWNFDPLLLAALSLLFFVVLRARSCHGLAAVGVLVLAFVSPLCALSSALFSARVVHHVLLVAVAAPLLARAWPSRRAGGAMAAFAVSTVVLWGWHLPVAYDLALSHVGVYWLMQISLLGAALWFWRAVFSPGCTPVEALTLLIAGFAQMGLLGAILTFAPEALYAAHAVAPMDWGFSPLADQQLGGILMWVPAGLPYAVVAGAVARRGWATLRAGSA
- a CDS encoding CopD family protein; its protein translation is MSGWFPVLITLFKGVHIAALILWCAGLLALPLMLSRHDPAGTAAEYSRIRRATHTTYAILVTPAAVVAVVAGTWLIFFREAFVPWLYAKLLFVAALAAAHAWIGHLVVQVAEKPEKHRLPRSYLPITAVGLPVIAILMLVLGKPDLWDFPLPGWLLEPRGGQLPFDVPKR
- a CDS encoding DUF2231 domain-containing protein encodes the protein MSEQSNETGEDRLIDPIASQPGYEETETRIALEGHPIHAMSVAFPIALSFCLLGADLLYWWTGDAFWARAALWAAGTAFFFGVLAGFSGAAELLLVSGIRSRAAAWTHAIIAVTLLSVLGANWGHRLYGYEAAVLPYGILLSGLGAVMVGFTGWHGGKLVFDYRLGTSKGN